The genomic window AAAGATTCAGGAAACATCTGGTTTAAACTTTTTTGACGGAAAGCTTTACACATTCAACGACAGCGGAAATGCTCCCGAACTTTTTGAACTGAATAAAACAACGGGAGAAATCATCAGTATTTTAAAAATTAATGCTAAAAATAAAGATTGGGAAGCCTTGACAAACGACGGGAAGAATGTCTACATTGGAGATTTCGGAAACAATGGCGGAACAAGAAAAGATCTGGAGATCTATAAAATTCCATTTGAAAATAATTCGTTGAAAAATGATTCTGTTAAAATAATTTCATTTGAATATCCGGAACAGGCTGAATTTGTACCAAAATATCTGGAAACGAACTATGATGCGGAAGCGATGATTTACTTAAATGGAAAAATTCATCTTTTTACAAAAGAATGGGGCGCGAAATCAACCACACATTACACGATAAATCCTGAAATTTCAGAAAAACAAAAAGCCGAAAAAGTAGAATCTTTTAAAACAAATTTTGTTATAACCGATGCTTCTTATTTTGATAAAAAGCTTTATTTAGTCGGATATACAAAGAAGACGGAAGTCTTTTTAGACATTTTCAATGAGTCCGAACCGGGAATATTTTTTAAAGAAAACCCCAGGCATTATTACCTCGGAAGTTCTTTATCCATCGGACAAATCGAAGGCATTGCCGTAGACGAGACAGGAGTTTATATTTCTGGGGAAAAATTCCATTCTCCGTTGGGAAGTACAAAACCGAGCCTTTATTTTATTCCTAAAGAAAAACTTAAAGATTAACAATTTTAACATCATAGTATCATTTGCTGAGCGAAGCGCCCTTACGAACGTAAAATAGTGAAACAATTAATATAATTCTTTGCACCTTTGCATTAAAACTAAAAAACTGATATTCGTATTAAATTACCTTAAAATTGCCCGAAAACAATTATCTTTGTGAGAATTAATTTATCCATCATTCAAAGACTGTGGCCAACACCGTAGAAGAAATCAAGCGACCGATCAATGAGGAAATGAAACTTTTCGAACAAAAGTTTTACGAATCTATGCAGAGTAAAGTACCTTTATTAGATAAAGTCACTCGTTTTATCGTTACCACAAAAGGAAAGCAGATGCGTCCTATGTTCGTATTTCTTTGCGCAAAACTCATCGGGGATGTCAATGAAAAAACCTATCGCGGAGCTTCCATGATCGAATTAATCCACACGGCAACTTTGGTACATGATGATGTGGTAGATGAAAGTTTTAAACGTCGTAATTTCTTTTCAATCAACGCTTTATGGAAAAATAAAATTGCGGTTTTGGTGGGGGATTATCTTTTGTCGAAATCGGTTTTATTGTCGACGGATCATAAAGATTATGATTTGTTGGGCGTGATCTCCAGAACGATCCGTGAAATGTCGGAAGGGGAGCTTCTCCAATTGGAAAAGGCCAGAAAACTGGATATTACGGAAGATGTTTACTATGAAATTATCCGTCAGAAAACAGCGACATTGATTGCCGCCTGTTGTGAAATCGGTGTTCTGTCTAATAATGCCGATGAAGTTTTAGCCAAAAAAATGATGGATTTCGGAACCTATACCGGAATGGCTTTTCAGATCAAAGACGATCTTTTCGATTATCTGACTTCCAATGTCATCGGAAAACCTGTCGGAATTGATATTAAAGAGCAAAAAATGACCCTGCCTTTGATTCATACCTTAAAAACAGCCGGCGAAGCAGACAAAAAATACTATTTCAACACGATCAAACGTTATAATAATGATCAGAAAAGAGTAAAGGAGCTGATTAATTTTGTTAAAAGTTCCGGAGGTCTTGATTATGCTTTTGGTGTCATGAAAAACTTTCAGCAGAAGGCGAAAGATATTCTCGACGAATTCCCGGATTCTGAAGCCAAAAGGTCTTTACACATTATGCTGGATTATGTAATTGAACGAAAATTTTAAATTAAATAATTTTCACCGTTACAATAACAACCGCTAAAACAATGCAAAATAAAGCGATTAAAAATAAATAATCCGCAATATCCTCAAACTTGTTTCCGCGCTTTTTATCTGCAGATCTGATCGATAAAAAGGAAAAGAAACAGCTTATGGCAAAACAAACGCTGGCAACTGAGGCAAATTCATCCAAATAGGTGCTCTGACTGATTTTAGAGATTTTTAATGAGGTAATGATGACCAATGAAAATCCTAAAAGATTGCTCGATGCATTCAAAATATGCGATGATTTTTTTTCCATCCTTACAAATTTACTCTAAAATAAGCACTATTTTTTTTATTATCAAATTTTTAAAAAAGATTATTAAAAATTAAAATTAATTTAAAAAGTGTATATTAGCAAAATACTTGGAAAATTAAAATTTTTTATATTTGGCTATGCAAACAACCTATATTGAAACACAGCAAATTTCCTTTCAAGATTTTAAAAATCAGATACTTGAAGATTACAAGTTAGGGAGGATTTCTCGCGAAATGTCTTATCTGGGCAGAAGAGAAGTTCTTACAGGAAAAGCTAAATTTGGTATTTTTGGGGATGGTAAAGAGCTTCCTCAGCTAGCAATGGCGAAAGTTTTCAGAAATGGAGACTTCCGTTCAGGATATTACAGAGATCAGACTTTTGCGTTGGCTGTAGATGCTTTGTCTGTTGAAAGTTTCTTTGCTCAGTTGTATGCAGATACAAGTGTTGAAAGAGAGCCTGCATCAGCGGGAAGACAGATGAACGGGCATTTTGCGACAAGAAGTTTAAACGAAGACGGAAGCTGGAAAGATCTGACGGCTCAGAAAAATATTTCTTC from Chryseobacterium wanjuense includes these protein-coding regions:
- a CDS encoding polyprenyl synthetase family protein, whose translation is MANTVEEIKRPINEEMKLFEQKFYESMQSKVPLLDKVTRFIVTTKGKQMRPMFVFLCAKLIGDVNEKTYRGASMIELIHTATLVHDDVVDESFKRRNFFSINALWKNKIAVLVGDYLLSKSVLLSTDHKDYDLLGVISRTIREMSEGELLQLEKARKLDITEDVYYEIIRQKTATLIAACCEIGVLSNNADEVLAKKMMDFGTYTGMAFQIKDDLFDYLTSNVIGKPVGIDIKEQKMTLPLIHTLKTAGEADKKYYFNTIKRYNNDQKRVKELINFVKSSGGLDYAFGVMKNFQQKAKDILDEFPDSEAKRSLHIMLDYVIERKF